One Salvelinus fontinalis isolate EN_2023a chromosome 27, ASM2944872v1, whole genome shotgun sequence genomic region harbors:
- the LOC129825180 gene encoding alpha-1,6-mannosyl-glycoprotein 2-beta-N-acetylglucosaminyltransferase-like: protein MRLRFLKKNLLIILGVSFIIATVMITTRVFISDEVTGVVAQENILSDDMAKFQYSSIPELIKSIYNANYKQYVQNADKYPGEPKLVLVIQVHNRPEYLKILIKSLENAAEVHSLLLIFSHDYFSEEINYIVQGITFCKVLQIYFPYSTQLYPSEFPGQDSRDCPRDISKDDALKTGCLNAEHPDSYGHYREASITQTKHHWWWKLHFVWERVQALQGYSGFVVFLEEDNFILPDLYHLFKEMVGYRKSSCPDCDMLALGNHNGLAEFDKLSNKVQTAGWMSTKHNIGMGISREVYYKLMGCNNDFCSYDDYNWDWTLQHLSGTCISKPLKVLVAQGSRVLHTGNCGLHQNKEACRPELALKKAQESLKLAKASLFPQSLALTNADSVEHKAHLKNGGWGDIRDHVLCNNYAKRL from the coding sequence ATGAGGTTACGATTTCTCAAAAAGAACCTTCTCATTATCCTTGGTGTTTCTTTTATTATTGCCACTGTCATGATCACAACACGTGTCTTCATTTCTGATGAAGTCACGGGTGTTGTCGCTCAGGAAAACATATTGTCTGATGACATGGCAAAGTTTCAGTACAGTTCTATTCCAGAATTGATAAAGTCCATTTACAATGCTAATTACAAGCAATACGTTCAGAATGCGGACAAGTATCCTGGGGAGCCTAAATTGGTCCTGGTTATTCAGGTTCACAACAGACCAGAGTACCTCAAAATACTCATCAAGTCATTGGAAAATGCCGCTGAGGTCCACAGTTTACTGTTGATTTTCAGCCACGACTATTTTTCAGAGGAAATCAATTACATAGTGCAAGGGATAACTTTCTGCAAGGTCTTGCAAATATACTTCCCCTACAGCACACAGCTCTATCCCAGTGAGTTTCCTGGGCAGGATTCACGGGACTGTCCACGAGACATATCCAAGGACGATGCTTTAAAAACAGGATGCCTCAACGCTGAGCATCCAGATTCGTATGGCCACTATAGGGAAGCCTCCATCACACAGACCAAACACCACTGGTGGTGGAAACTTCACTTTGTGTGGGAGCGAGTGCAAGCTCTGCAAGGTTACAGTGGCTTTGTTGTCTTCCTCGAGGAGGATAACTTCATCTTGCCCGACCTCTACCACCTCTTCAAGGAGATGGTTGgatacaggaagagcagctgcCCTGACTGTGACATGTTGGCACTAGGCAACCACAACGGCCTGGCAGAATTTGATAAGCTCAGTAACAAGGTGCAAACTGCCGGGTGGATGTCTACCAAGCACAACATTGGCATGGGCATCTCCAGAGAGGTGTACTACAAGCTAATGGGGTGCAACAATGACTTCTGCTCCTACGATGACTACAACTGGGACTGGACCCTCCAGCACCTGTCAGGGACTTGCATCTCCAAGCCACTCAAAGTGCTGGTGGCACAGGGGTCCAGGGTTCTCCATACTGGTAACTGTGGGCTGCACCAGAACAAGGAGGCCTGTCGCCCTGAGCTGGCCCTAAAGAAAGCACAGGAGTCCCTTAAGCTTGCCAAAGCCTCCCTCTTCCCTCAGTCCCTGGCACTAACAAACGCAGATTCAGTGGAGCACAAGGCTCATCTGAAAAACGGAGGGTGGGGTGATATCCGTGACCATGTCCTTTGTAATAACTATGCCAAACGTCTATGA
- the LOC129825182 gene encoding protein FAM177A1-like isoform X1 yields MSDSFKEERQFRGPSLSLQRRVIYFASGETLEEDDSEEEDTLQEEVFREPEDMPKLPWRAFTWSLGRKSLRTCDFLGGKLAGLLGLNTAKYQYAVDEHQRDNKNTGSKDTECSYEKRRERIHLSSRMSSEYGATSSHGVPAEHRTTGSHNMGYRDDNEH; encoded by the exons ATGAGCGACAGTTTCAAGGAA GAGAGACAGTTCAGAGGTCCTTCACTGTCCCTGCAGAGGAGGGTCATCTATTTCGCCAGCGGTGAGACTCTGGAGGAAGATgacagtgaggaggaggatacaTTACAAGAGGAGGTGTTTAGGGAGCCTGAAGACATG cccAAACTCCCATGGAGAGCTTTTACTTGGTCTCTGGGCAGGAAGTCATTGCGCA CTTGTGATTTTCTTGGGGGAAAACTGGCTGGTCTACTTGGCCTCAACACTGCCAAATACCAGTATGCTGTAGATGAACATCAGCGTGACAACAAG AACACAGGCAGTAAAGACACCGAATGCTCCTATgagaaaagaagggagagaatCCACCTTTCTTCGAGGATGAGCAGTGAATATGGTGCCACAAGCTCCCACGGAGTCCCTGCTGAGCACAGAACTACAGGATCCCACAACATGGGTTATCGAGATGATAATGAGCACTGA
- the LOC129825182 gene encoding protein FAM177A1-like isoform X2: MSDSFKERRVIYFASGETLEEDDSEEEDTLQEEVFREPEDMPKLPWRAFTWSLGRKSLRTCDFLGGKLAGLLGLNTAKYQYAVDEHQRDNKNTGSKDTECSYEKRRERIHLSSRMSSEYGATSSHGVPAEHRTTGSHNMGYRDDNEH; this comes from the exons ATGAGCGACAGTTTCAAGGAA AGGAGGGTCATCTATTTCGCCAGCGGTGAGACTCTGGAGGAAGATgacagtgaggaggaggatacaTTACAAGAGGAGGTGTTTAGGGAGCCTGAAGACATG cccAAACTCCCATGGAGAGCTTTTACTTGGTCTCTGGGCAGGAAGTCATTGCGCA CTTGTGATTTTCTTGGGGGAAAACTGGCTGGTCTACTTGGCCTCAACACTGCCAAATACCAGTATGCTGTAGATGAACATCAGCGTGACAACAAG AACACAGGCAGTAAAGACACCGAATGCTCCTATgagaaaagaagggagagaatCCACCTTTCTTCGAGGATGAGCAGTGAATATGGTGCCACAAGCTCCCACGGAGTCCCTGCTGAGCACAGAACTACAGGATCCCACAACATGGGTTATCGAGATGATAATGAGCACTGA
- the LOC129825708 gene encoding uncharacterized protein LOC129825708 yields MQMADRIISAVSDYPELYNITLNSYRDSQRKARAWRAVSLQVEMPVDDCRNKWKNLRDTFVKFKRAEQQRRASGELDIHKKTWMHSRSMSFLTPFIQAKGLQGDTTDDLEEEERERNRESGTEGVDDKSAYIIHEIEGDQADDEDAPSPDTVSESNGPSRKRRWQMDGMDGLEDIEDEMFFFSLLPYLRKLPHRKKSAVKLKIHQLLHEAAFQ; encoded by the exons atgcAAATGGCTGACAGAATCATTTCGGCTGTTTCGGATTACCCTGAGTTGTATAACATAACTTTAAACTCATACAGGGATTCACAGAGAAAGGCAAGGGCATGGAGGGCTGTAAGTCTGCAAGTGGAAATGCCTG TGGATGACTGTCGGAATAAATGGAAGAACCTGAGGGACACTTTTGTCAAATTCAAGCGGGCTGAGCAGCAGAGGAGAGCATCTGGGGAGCTGGACATTCACAAGAAGACCTGGATGCACAGCAGGAGCATGTCCTTCCTTACCCCCTTCATCCAGGCCAAGGGCTTGCAAGGAGACACCACAGATGACTTggaagaggaggaaagggagaggaacAGGGAAAGTGGCACAGAAGGTGTGGACGATAAATCAGCCTACATTATCCATGAGATCGAGGGGGACCAGGCAGACGATGAGGATGCTCCCTCTCCTGACACTGTGTCGGAATCCAATGGGCCCAGCCGGAAGAGGAGGTGGCAGATGGATGGGATGGACGGACTGGAGGACATAGAAGATGAGATGTTCTTCTTTAGTTTGCTCCCGTATCTTAGGAAGCTCCCCCATAGAAAGAAGAGTGCTGTAAAATTGAAAATACACCAACTTCTACATGAAGCAGCATTCCAATAA
- the LOC129825181 gene encoding BRO1 domain-containing protein BROX-like, translating into MTHWFHRNPLKATAPVSFNFYGVAGSPSANKICNDLRTSRARLLEMFTDTTCDPEIMKNATDTYFSLLQGFIASLDGTKQENKLRFMQNFKWTDTLQGNTPSAQQDAIFELVSMAFNVAIWHTKFASRLAGKENVTEVEAKDVHRSLKFAAGIFKHLKEVHIPRLITPAEKGRDLESRVMDTYMVQCKAEAQEVTIARAIELKHNATLIAALAFETANFYQKADHTLNTLEPECSSKWRKYLQLKQHFYMAYAYCYHGQTLLVSDKCGESIRSLQEAEKCYSKAEALCKEYRQTKGPGSTAKPSEQLFFTTLGGLIKNTLQKCERENGFIYFHKVPAEVPQLELKASYGLAEPISFEFPALSEQCTPEVYTTFDLTKGAKAEKAKPKQEEEVKPMKEPDLKPQKDTGCVIS; encoded by the exons ATGACTCATTGGTTCCACCGAAACCCATTGAAAGCAACTGCACCTGTTTCCTTCAACTTCTATGGAGTTGCTGGTAGCCCATCAGCAAATAAGATATGCAA TGACTTGAGGACATCGAGGGCCAGACTCTTGGAGATGTTCACAGATACCACCTGTGATCCTGAGATCATGAAAAATGCCACAGATACTTATTTCTCACTCTTACAAG GATTCATTGCATCTCTGGATGGCACCAAACAAGAGAACAAGCTTCGGTTCATGCAGAACTTCAAGTGGACTGACACTTTGCAAGGAAACACCCCAAG TGCCCAACAAGATGCTATTTTTGAGCTGGTCTCCATGGCCTTCAATGTTGCAATTTGGCACACCAAGTTTGCCTCAAGACTTGCAGGAAAGGAAAA TGTAACTGAGGTAGAAGCAAAAGATGTCCACAGGAGCCTGAAATTTGCTGCTGGGATTTTCAAGCACCTCAAG GAGGTCCACATCCCCCGCCTCATCACCCCAGCGGAGAAGGGCCGGGACCTAGAATCCAGAGTCATGGACACCTACATGGTCCAGTGCAAAGCAGAGGCACAGGAAG TGACGATTGCCAGAGCGATTGAACTCAAGCATAACGCCACTCTCATTGCAGCCTTGGCCTTCGAGACCGCAAACTTTTACCAGAAAGCTG ACCACACACTGAACACCCTGGAACCAGAGTGCAGCAGTAAGTGGAGGAAGTACCTCCAGCTGAAACAGCACTTCTACATGGCCTAT GCATATTGCTACCATGGACAAACTCTCCTCGTGAGCGACAAGTGTGGCGAGTCAATAAGATCTCTCCAAGAAGCAGAAAAGT GCTACTCCAAAGCCGAGGCTCTGTGCAAAGAGTACCGTCAGACCAAAGGGCCGGGTAGCACAGCCAAGCCCTCTGAGCAgctcttcttcaccacactgggTGGCCTGATCAAAAATACATTGCAGAAGTGCGAGAGAGAAAATGGATTCAT ATACTTTCACAAGGTCCCGGCCGAGGTGCCCCAGCTAGAGCTGAAGGCTAGCTATGGCCTGGCCGAACCAATATCCTTTGAGTTCCCAGCCCTCAGCGAGCAGTGCACCCCTGAAGTCTACACCACTTTTGACCTCACCAAGGGGGCCAAAGCTGAGAAG GCCAAACCCAAGCAGGAAGAAGAGGTTAAGCCAATGAAGGAACCAGATTTGAAGCCTCAGAAAGATACAGGCTGCGTCATTTCATAA